The Prionailurus bengalensis isolate Pbe53 chromosome A3, Fcat_Pben_1.1_paternal_pri, whole genome shotgun sequence genome includes a window with the following:
- the NKAIN4 gene encoding sodium/potassium-transporting ATPase subunit beta-1-interacting protein 4 has translation MPLIKGWAVGQPRATSQTDRGKPLSTSWHAVWVAVWVTWNVFIICFYLETGGCQRPWCRASAVPCALEHGYKEALWILVALVGFVYGCYVVSVFTEEDSFDFIGGFDPFLLYHVSEKPSNLLCKQASL, from the exons ATGCCACTTATTAAGGGCTGGGCAGTGGGCCAGCCCAGGGCGACGTcgcagacagacagagggaag cctctctcGACTTCCTGGCACGCCGTGTGGGTGGCCGTCTGGGTCACCTGGAATGTCTTCATTATCTGCTTCTACCTGGAAACGGGGGGCTGTCAAAG GCCTTGGTGCCGGGCATCGGCTGTGCCCTGTGCCCTGGAGCACGGCTACAAAGAGGCCCTGTGGATCCTGGTGGCG CTTGTGGGCTTCGTCTATGGCTGCTATGTGGTCAGCGTTTTCACCGAGGAGGACAGCT TTGATTTCATTGGTGGATTTGACCCATTTCTTCTCTACCATGTCAGTGAAAAGCCTTCCAACCTCTTGTGCAAGCAGGCGTCCTTGTAA
- the BIRC7 gene encoding baculoviral IAP repeat-containing protein 7 isoform X2 has protein sequence MGPEDRAKCRCCGPERSCWVASRSPTRAHCGPLSLCGSIVDQDTSCALSWGGRDHTDGQILGQLRPLAEEEEEEEEEGARAAPATGPAFPGMGSEELRLASFYDWPLSAVVRPEPLAAAGFFHTGRQDQVRCFFCRGGLQSWEQGDDPWTEHAKWFPRCGFLLQTKGRDFVCSVQESCYHPLGSWDQSEEPADSAPTAPSDARGRQEWPAWSRCPAVQAALCMGFGQNQVRRLVQRKYLWAVPASVSASQLVADLLQEDDGGPAAEARAPVHVGPELPTPRREAQSEGATQPGAQDAQEQLRRLQEERTCKVCLDHPVCTVLVPCGHLVCADCAPVLRLCPLCRAPIRSCVRTFLP, from the exons ATGGGGCCCGAGGACAGAGCCAAGTGCCGGTGCTGTGGCCCTGAGCGAAGCTGCTGGGTGGCCAGCCGCAGTCCCACACGGGCCCACTGTGGACCCCTCTCTCTGTGCGGCTCCATTGTGGACCAGGACACCAGCTGTGCCCTGTCCTGGGGAGGCCGGGACCACACAGATGGGCAGATCCTGGGCCAGCTGCGCCCCcttgcagaggaggaggaggaggaggaggaggagggggccaggGCAGCCCCAGCCACAGGGCCGGCCTTCCCCGGGATGGGCTCTGAGGAGCTGAGGCTGGCCTCCTTCTACGACTGGCCGCTGAGTGCTGTGGTGCGGCCAGAGCCGCTGGCTGCCGCAGGCTTCTTCCACACTG GGCGGCAAGACCAAGTGAGGTGCTTCTTCTGCCGCGGGGGTCTGCAGAGCTGGGAGCAAGGGGATGACCCCTGGACAGAGCATGCCAAGTGGTTCCCCAG GTGTGGGTTCCTGCTCCAGACAAAAGGAAGGGACTTTGTCTGCAGCGTCCAGGAGTCTTGTTACCACCCGCTGGGTTCCTGG GACCAATCGGAAGAACCCGCAGACTCAGCCCCCACCGCCCCTTCAG ATGCCAGGGGCAGGCAGGAGTGGCCTGCATGGAGCCGGTGCCCGGCAGTGCAGGCTGCCCTCTGCATGGGCTTCGGGCAGAACCAGGTACGGCGGCTGGTGCAGCGTAAGTACCTCTGGGCGGTGCCGGCCAGCGTATCCGCGTCCCAGCTGGTGGCCGACCTGCTCCAGGAAGATGACGGGGGCCCGGCTGCGGAGGCCAGAG CTCCTGTCCACGTGGGTCCTGAGCTGCCCACGCCCAGAAGGGAGGCCCAGTCAGAAGGTGCCACACAGCCAG GAGCCCAGGACGCCCAGGAGCAGCTGCGGCGTCTGCAGGAGGAACGGACCTGCAAGGTCTGCCTGGACCACCCCGTGTGCACCGTCCTCGTGCCCTGCGGCCACCTGGTCTGCGCGGACTGCGCTCCTGTGCTGCGGCTCTGCCCCCTCTGCAGGGCCCCCATCCGCAGCTGCGTGCGCACCTTCCTGCCCTAG
- the BIRC7 gene encoding baculoviral IAP repeat-containing protein 7 isoform X1, giving the protein MGPEDRAKCRCCGPERSCWVASRSPTRAHCGPLSLCGSIVDQDTSCALSWGGRDHTDGQILGQLRPLAEEEEEEEEEGARAAPATGPAFPGMGSEELRLASFYDWPLSAVVRPEPLAAAGFFHTGRQDQVRCFFCRGGLQSWEQGDDPWTEHAKWFPRCGFLLQTKGRDFVCSVQESCYHPLGSWDQSEEPADSAPTAPSDARGRQEWPAWSRCPAVQAALCMGFGQNQVRRLVQRKYLWAVPASVSASQLVADLLQEDDGGPAAEARGACPPLPHALPWHTVPTAQGPEGPSWWRGLWGVRAAWAPPEPDLACGAPWVGSHFPWGLLVCPTPPTAPVHVGPELPTPRREAQSEGATQPGAQDAQEQLRRLQEERTCKVCLDHPVCTVLVPCGHLVCADCAPVLRLCPLCRAPIRSCVRTFLP; this is encoded by the exons ATGGGGCCCGAGGACAGAGCCAAGTGCCGGTGCTGTGGCCCTGAGCGAAGCTGCTGGGTGGCCAGCCGCAGTCCCACACGGGCCCACTGTGGACCCCTCTCTCTGTGCGGCTCCATTGTGGACCAGGACACCAGCTGTGCCCTGTCCTGGGGAGGCCGGGACCACACAGATGGGCAGATCCTGGGCCAGCTGCGCCCCcttgcagaggaggaggaggaggaggaggaggagggggccaggGCAGCCCCAGCCACAGGGCCGGCCTTCCCCGGGATGGGCTCTGAGGAGCTGAGGCTGGCCTCCTTCTACGACTGGCCGCTGAGTGCTGTGGTGCGGCCAGAGCCGCTGGCTGCCGCAGGCTTCTTCCACACTG GGCGGCAAGACCAAGTGAGGTGCTTCTTCTGCCGCGGGGGTCTGCAGAGCTGGGAGCAAGGGGATGACCCCTGGACAGAGCATGCCAAGTGGTTCCCCAG GTGTGGGTTCCTGCTCCAGACAAAAGGAAGGGACTTTGTCTGCAGCGTCCAGGAGTCTTGTTACCACCCGCTGGGTTCCTGG GACCAATCGGAAGAACCCGCAGACTCAGCCCCCACCGCCCCTTCAG ATGCCAGGGGCAGGCAGGAGTGGCCTGCATGGAGCCGGTGCCCGGCAGTGCAGGCTGCCCTCTGCATGGGCTTCGGGCAGAACCAGGTACGGCGGCTGGTGCAGCGTAAGTACCTCTGGGCGGTGCCGGCCAGCGTATCCGCGTCCCAGCTGGTGGCCGACCTGCTCCAGGAAGATGACGGGGGCCCGGCTGCGGAGGCCAGAGGTGCGTGCCCGCCCCTGCCCCATGCTCTCCCCTGGCATACAGTTCCCACTGCCCAGGGGCCGGAGGGCCCGTCCTGGTGGCGCGGGCTCTGGGGGGTTCGGGCAGCGTGGGCTCCGCCAGAGCCAGACCTCGCCTGTGGGGCCCCCTGGGTGGGGTCTCACTTCCCCTGGGGGCTTCTAGTCTGTCCCACACCACCCACAGCTCCTGTCCACGTGGGTCCTGAGCTGCCCACGCCCAGAAGGGAGGCCCAGTCAGAAGGTGCCACACAGCCAG GAGCCCAGGACGCCCAGGAGCAGCTGCGGCGTCTGCAGGAGGAACGGACCTGCAAGGTCTGCCTGGACCACCCCGTGTGCACCGTCCTCGTGCCCTGCGGCCACCTGGTCTGCGCGGACTGCGCTCCTGTGCTGCGGCTCTGCCCCCTCTGCAGGGCCCCCATCCGCAGCTGCGTGCGCACCTTCCTGCCCTAG